Proteins co-encoded in one Cricetulus griseus strain 17A/GY chromosome 1 unlocalized genomic scaffold, alternate assembly CriGri-PICRH-1.0 chr1_1, whole genome shotgun sequence genomic window:
- the LOC100769805 gene encoding LOW QUALITY PROTEIN: sperm-associated antigen 11-like (The sequence of the model RefSeq protein was modified relative to this genomic sequence to represent the inferred CDS: deleted 1 base in 1 codon), whose product MKVLLLSAVFFSLVQGNSDKCLLGDRPLGIRNTVCLMQYGHCRLFMCHSGERKGDICSDYWNRCCIPISFENGGNNLRQKS is encoded by the exons ATGAAGGTCTTGTTACTCTCAGCTGTTTTCTTCAGCTTGGTCCAAGGAAACTCAGATAAATGTCTCCTGG GGGACAGACCACTCGGAATCAGAAACACTGTCTGCCTCATGCAG TACGGCCACTGCAGACTTTTTATGTGCCATTCTGGTGAGAGAAAGGGGGATATCTGCTCTGATTACTGGAACAGATGCTGCATACCCATTTCCTTTGAAAATGGAGGAAACAACTTAAGGCAGAAGAGCTAG